The following is a genomic window from Amycolatopsis australiensis.
CGGCTCACCGGGCTGGCTCGCGAGGCCGGCGCGAAGGTCGCCGTCGACTCCTCCGGTGCGCCGCTTGCCGCCGCGTGCGCGAGCGGGCCGGACCTGCTCAAGCCGAACCTCGACGAGCTGACCGAGCTCGCCGGACGGCCGCTGCCGCTGCTCGGCGACGTCGTCGCGTTCTGCCGCGAGCTGATCTCCGGTGGCGTCGGGCGCGTGCTCGTCAGCCTCGGCGCGCGCGGCGCGGTGCTCGTCGAGGACACCGCCACGCACCACGCGCTCGGCCCGCTGGTGGCCGTGCGCAGCACCGTCGGCGCCGGAGACGCCGCACTCGCCGGATTCCTCCACGCGGGAGGAACCGGCCCCCGAGCCCTGCGCACCGCGGTCGCCTACGGCACCGCCGCGGTGACGCAGGAGGGCAGCCGCATGCCCGCCCCCGAAGACGTGCACCCCGACCAGGTGCGCGTCCTCGACGCCGACCCCACCTTCACCCTCAGCGGAGCCGCCGCATGACCACCCTGGACCTGATCACCGCCGACCTGGTCGACCTCGGCCTCGACGCCGCCGACAAGCACGCGGCCACCCGCGCGCTCGCGCAGCGGCTCGTCCACGCCGGGCGGGTGACCGACCTCGACTTGTTCCTCAAGGACGTCGCCGCGCGCGAGGAGCAGATGGCCACCGGGCTCGAGGGCGGCATCGGCATCCCGCACTGCCGCTCGGCCGCGGTCACCGCGCCGACGCTGGCGTTCGGCCGCAGCACCGGCGGCGTCGACTTCGGCGCTCCGGACGGCCCCGCCAGGCTCATCTTCCTCATCGCCGCGCCGGAAGGCGGCGGCGGCGACCACCTCAAGGTCCTGGCCGCCCTCGCCCGCCGGCTCGTCCGGGCGGAGTTCAAGCAGACCCTGCTCGAGGCCACCGACGCCGCGGCCGTCGCCGAGTACATCCGCCAGGAGGTGTCCTGATCATGAAGTTCGTCGCCATCACCGCCTGCCCCACCGGAATCGCGCACACCTACATGGCCGCCGAGTCGCTGGAGCAGGCCGCCAAGGCCAACGGCGACACGATCGTCGTCGAGACGCAGGGCTCCGCCGGGTCCGAACCGCTGTCCGAAGCCGACATCGCGAGCGCCGACGCCGTCATCTTCGCCGCCGACCTCGCCGTGCGGGGACGCGAACGGTTCGCCGGGAAGCCGATCGTCGAAGCGCCGGTCAAGGCCGCGATCAACGACGCCGCCGGATTGTTCGAACGCGCGAAGGCCGCGGCCCGCGAGCCCGTGCCCGCCCCGGCCGCCGAGCCGGAGCTGACGTCCAAGGCCGGCGTCAACGACAAGGCGGGCACCCGGTTCCGCCAGTGGCTGATGACCGGCGTCAGCTACCTCATCCCGTTCGTCGCCGCGGGCGGGCTGCTGATCGCGCTCGGGTTCGCGCTCGGCGGCTACCGGATCTCGGACGCGCCCGCGGTCACCGAGCACTTCGACGCCGGTTCGGTGGCGGGGTGGGCCGCGCTGATGTTCCAGATCGGCAGCGCCGCGTTCAAGTTCCTGGTGCCGGTGCTGGCCGGGTTCATCGCCTTCGCGATGGCCGACCGCCCGGCCATCGCGCCCGGCTTCGTGGGCGGCGCGATCGCCGTCACCGTCGGAGCCGGCTTCCTCGGCGGCCTCGTCGCCGGCCTGCTGGCCGGTGGTGTCGTGCTGGCGCTGAAGAAGATCCAGGTGCCGAAGGCGATGCGCGGCATCATGCCGGTGGTCGTCTACCCGCTGCTCGGGTCCATCGTGGTCGGTGTGCTGATGTACGTCGTGGTCGGCAAGCCGATCGCGGCGGCGACCACGGGGCTGACCCACTGGCTCAACAGCCTCAGCGGCGTCAGCGCGCTGCTGCTGGGTGCGCTGCTGGGCCTGATGATGGCGTTCGACATGGGCGGGCCGGTCAACAAGGCCGCCTACGCGTTCGCCGTCGGCGGCCTGACCACCGGTGCCACGGCGTCGCTGCAGATCATGGCCGCGGTGATGGCGGCAGGCATGGTGCCGCCGCTGGCGCTGGCGCTGGCCTCGACCGCGCGGAAGAAGCTGTTCACCGAAGCCGAACGCGAGAACGGCCGGGCGGCCTGGCTGCTCGGCGCGTCGTTCATCACCGAGGGCGCGATCCCGTTCGCCGCGGCGGACCCGTTCCGGGTGATCCCGTCGGTCATGCTGGGTTCGGCCGTCACCGGCGCGCTGTCGATGGCGTTCGGCGCGACCCTGCGTGCCCCGCACGGCGGGATCTTCGTGCTCCCGCTGATCGGCAATCCGCTGCTGTTCCTCGTCGCCCTGGTCGCGGGTACGGCCGTCGCGGCCGGCTCGGTGATCGTCCTCAAGCAGGTGCGGTTCCGGGCGGGCGAACGCTCCGCCGCCGTCACCGCCCACACCGTCAACGCGTGAAGGAGTCCACTGTGTACCGACGTCGCACGCTCGTCGCCAGCGCGGTCGGGCTGCACGCCCGCCCGGCGGGCCTGGTCGCGAAGACGGCCGCCGGTCAGCGGGCGAAGGTGAAGATCGCCAAGGTCACCGGCGGCGTCCCGGGCGACCCGGTCGACGCGGCCAGCGTCCTGGGCCTGATGACCCTGGGCGCCGGGCACGGCGACGAGGTGGAGCTGACCGCCGAGGGCGACGCGGCCCGGGAGTCGGTCGACGCACTGGCCGAGCTGATCGCCCAGGACCTGGACGCATAGGCCCAAGCGGTCAGGCCGGGCCGAGCAACGCGATCGAGGCGCGCACCGCGACTTCGGTGACGTCGCCGGCCCGGCCGCCGTCCTCCACCGTCGTCGCGATCAGTTCCCGCAGTCCGCCCAGGAGCATGATCGCCAGCTGGCGGGACGGCGGGCTGATCCCCGCGGCGCGCAGGGCCGGGGTGTCCGTCAGCTGCTGGGTCATCGCGATGAACCCCTCCATCGCGTCGCGCTGCAGGTCGCGGGCCGCGGCGCCGAGGGCCGGGACGTCGCGGATCCAGCTCAGCGTGATCGCCGGCTCGGACTCCGCGCACGCGATCCACGCTTCGATCGCCTGGCGGACCTGGGCATGCCACGGCGCGCGCGGGTCGACCGCCTCGGAGATCCGCTGGATCATCGAGCGGTTCGCGTCGGCCAGCAGGGCGATCAGGCACTCTTCCCGGCCGGCGAAGTGCTCGTAGAACGTCCGGCGGGACGTGCGGGCGCGCCGGACGATGTCCGCGACGGTCGTGTCGCGGAAGCCGGTCTCGGTGATGGACGCGGCGAGCCCGTCGAGCAGCCGCTGCCGGTGCCGGCGGGTGTCGACGTCCACGGAAGTCACGGTATACCCCTCGCTGCGGCCCGCTCTTGAACCTGGATGGTACACCGGCGTACCGTACCGACGGTACGCTCGCGTACCACCTTCCGGGAGGGTCGATGCCGACCATGACCAGCGCCGTGACGCTGCCGCCGGGGCCGACGGCACCGCGCGCCGTCCAAGGCGCCTACGCACTGACGCAGCCCCTGCGCGGCCTGCGCCGCCTGCGCGACCGCTACGGGGACGCCTTCACGGTGAACGTGCCGATCTTCGGCAACGCCGTCGTGATCAGCGATCCCGCCGAGATCAAGCAGCTGTTCACGTCCGGGCCCGAGCTGGTCGACAACCTGGAGGTCAACCTCGGCCGGGTGCTCGGGCCGCGGTCGCTGTTCGCCTTGTCCGGCGAGGAGCACAAGCGGCAGCGCAAGCTCCTGGTCCCGCCGTTCCACGGCCGCCGGCTGGCCGCCTACGAGAAGATCGTGGAAGCGGAGGCCGTGCGCGAGTTCGCGAGCTGGCCGGAAGAGCGCCCGTTCGCGACGCTGCCGTCGATGATGCGGATCACGCTCAACGCCATCCTCCGCGCGGTGTTCGGCGCCGAAGGGGCCGAGTTCGCCGAGCTGCGCGAGCTCCTGCCGCCGTTCGTCACCCTCGGGTCCCGCCTCGCCGTGCTGCCGATCCCGAAGAAGGGCCGCTTCAACCCGTGGCGCCGCTTCGAAGCAATGCGCCGCGAGTACGACGCGATCGTCGGCCGGCTGATCGCGAAAGCCCGTCCGGACGGCGACGACGTCCTGTCGATGATGCTGCAGACCCGCTACGACGACGGATCGCGGCTGACCCGCGAGGAGATCTCCGA
Proteins encoded in this region:
- the pfkB gene encoding 1-phosphofructokinase, which codes for MILTVTPNPSLDRTARLAELRRGEVNRAEAVRLDPGGKGVNVARALAAAGTPTVALLPAGGVVGERLADLLAPEGVPVVAVPIGGTTRSNITLVEADGTTTKINEPGPEISPAELAALERRAVELAGRADWLVCCGSLPAGVPDDFYARLTGLAREAGAKVAVDSSGAPLAAACASGPDLLKPNLDELTELAGRPLPLLGDVVAFCRELISGGVGRVLVSLGARGAVLVEDTATHHALGPLVAVRSTVGAGDAALAGFLHAGGTGPRALRTAVAYGTAAVTQEGSRMPAPEDVHPDQVRVLDADPTFTLSGAAA
- a CDS encoding PTS sugar transporter subunit IIA, with the translated sequence MTTLDLITADLVDLGLDAADKHAATRALAQRLVHAGRVTDLDLFLKDVAAREEQMATGLEGGIGIPHCRSAAVTAPTLAFGRSTGGVDFGAPDGPARLIFLIAAPEGGGGDHLKVLAALARRLVRAEFKQTLLEATDAAAVAEYIRQEVS
- a CDS encoding PTS fructose transporter subunit IIC, with the protein product MKFVAITACPTGIAHTYMAAESLEQAAKANGDTIVVETQGSAGSEPLSEADIASADAVIFAADLAVRGRERFAGKPIVEAPVKAAINDAAGLFERAKAAAREPVPAPAAEPELTSKAGVNDKAGTRFRQWLMTGVSYLIPFVAAGGLLIALGFALGGYRISDAPAVTEHFDAGSVAGWAALMFQIGSAAFKFLVPVLAGFIAFAMADRPAIAPGFVGGAIAVTVGAGFLGGLVAGLLAGGVVLALKKIQVPKAMRGIMPVVVYPLLGSIVVGVLMYVVVGKPIAAATTGLTHWLNSLSGVSALLLGALLGLMMAFDMGGPVNKAAYAFAVGGLTTGATASLQIMAAVMAAGMVPPLALALASTARKKLFTEAERENGRAAWLLGASFITEGAIPFAAADPFRVIPSVMLGSAVTGALSMAFGATLRAPHGGIFVLPLIGNPLLFLVALVAGTAVAAGSVIVLKQVRFRAGERSAAVTAHTVNA
- a CDS encoding HPr family phosphocarrier protein; translation: MYRRRTLVASAVGLHARPAGLVAKTAAGQRAKVKIAKVTGGVPGDPVDAASVLGLMTLGAGHGDEVELTAEGDAARESVDALAELIAQDLDA
- a CDS encoding TetR/AcrR family transcriptional regulator gives rise to the protein MTSVDVDTRRHRQRLLDGLAASITETGFRDTTVADIVRRARTSRRTFYEHFAGREECLIALLADANRSMIQRISEAVDPRAPWHAQVRQAIEAWIACAESEPAITLSWIRDVPALGAAARDLQRDAMEGFIAMTQQLTDTPALRAAGISPPSRQLAIMLLGGLRELIATTVEDGGRAGDVTEVAVRASIALLGPA
- a CDS encoding cytochrome P450; translation: MPTMTSAVTLPPGPTAPRAVQGAYALTQPLRGLRRLRDRYGDAFTVNVPIFGNAVVISDPAEIKQLFTSGPELVDNLEVNLGRVLGPRSLFALSGEEHKRQRKLLVPPFHGRRLAAYEKIVEAEAVREFASWPEERPFATLPSMMRITLNAILRAVFGAEGAEFAELRELLPPFVTLGSRLAVLPIPKKGRFNPWRRFEAMRREYDAIVGRLIAKARPDGDDVLSMMLQTRYDDGSRLTREEISDQLLTLLTAGHETTATTLAWAVERLRRHPALLAELQGDDGTLLDATILEVQRTRPVIDLTARQVRQDGFRLGRWTLPKGYAVLVSIALIHDDDAVFPHAATFDPHRFAGARPDLYQWIPFGGGTRRCLGAAFATMEMTVVLRTLLREFTLVPAAEPGERWHSRGVAYAPAKGGRAVVRRRTTGGAQ